One window from the genome of Heptranchias perlo isolate sHepPer1 chromosome 22, sHepPer1.hap1, whole genome shotgun sequence encodes:
- the tbc1d24 gene encoding TBC1 domain family member 24 isoform X1 → MEELVNSSAASDTQCNRFVTWDKMSDHEKDSPVVPSYIDGNLLKQYARQGYWAKNHSLRAKIYEQIIKAVPCRTVTPDAEVYNDIVGKIAGKRNASTLSLPEFVDGSTIPNYFLNADGISAVRKIVVCISSQFPDISFCPVLPAIVALLLHYTADEAECFEKVCRLLACNDRTKHFVDQTFLAYESSCMTFGDLANKYCQGAHKLIVSASEDVLEVYSDWLRWMFGDLPFNYAARVLDIFFVEGFKVLYRVALALLKFFRKIRTGQPEKSANVRADIQSFVQGIAAHVPVEKLLEKAFSIRLFTRKEIRLLRDANEKALKQKGITVNQKRQNVHLAVHVENFKSDIVSAKEMREIWSWIPERFALCQPTLLFTTSNHGYSLNRFYAHCEGYEPTIVLIKTMEAEVCGAYLSTDWRERKRGGNKLSYFGTGECFVFKLQPEMERYEWVIIKHPELEAPKSVLDACPEAPQQPGMLDSSKSCTEFPQEQGLLASSEDPSDRLSPFLATRHFNLTSKATSMFMAGSAEYITVGGGGCPALYIDGNLNRGTTGRSSTFDNLPLCSETFQISVLEVWGFQDIMTN, encoded by the exons ATGGAAGAATTGGTGAACTCCTCGGCTGCGTCTGACACGCAGTGTAACCGCTTCGTGACCTGGGACAAAATGTCTGACCACGAGAAGGACAGTCCTGTGGTGCCATCTTACATAGATGGCAACTTGCTAAAGCAATACGCCAGACAAGGTTACTGGGCAAAGAACCACTCTCTAAGAGCCAAAATCTACGAGCAAATCATCAAAGCAGTCCCCTGCAGAACCGTGACTCCTGACGCTGAGGTGTACAACGATATTGTGGGGAAAATCGCTGGGAAAAGAAACGCCTCCACGTTATCGTTGCCAGAATTTGTGGATGGCAGCACCATCCCGAACTATTTTCTGAACGCAGATGGGATCAGTGCCGTTAGGAAGATCGTGGTGTGTATTTCCAGCCAGTTTCCAGACATCTCCTTCTGTCCTGTGCTGCCAGCCATTGTGGCGCTGCTCCTGCACTACACCGCAGACGAGGCGGAATGCTTCGAGAAGGTGTGCCGTCTCTTGGCCTGCAACGACCGTACAAAACACTTTGTAGACCAAACCTTCCTGGCCTACGAATCCTCCTGCATGACTTTCGGAGACCTGGCCAACAAATACTGCCAGGGCGCTCACAAGCTGATAGTGAGTGCTTCGGAGGATGTGCTGGAGGTTTATTCCGATTGGCTGCGGTGGATGTTTGGAGACCTGCCCTTCAATTATGCAGCCCGTGTCTTGGATATCTTCTTTGTCGAAGGGTTTAAGGTACTGTACAGGGTAGCGCTGGCTCTCCTCAAGTTCTTCCGAAAAATCAGAACCGGACAGCCTGAGAAATCTGCCAATGTTCGAGCTGACATCCAGAGCTTTGTCCAAGGCATTGCTGCACACGTCCCGGTGGAGAAGCTGTTGGAGAAAGCGTTTTCTATCCGCCTCTTTACCAGGAAGGAGATTCGCTTGCTCCGTGATGCCAATGAAAAAGCACTGAAGCAAAAAGGCATCACTGTAAATCAAAAGAG ACAAAATGTTCATCTAGCAGTCCATGTGGAAAACTTCAAATCTGATATTGTCAGCGCAAAGGAAATGAGAGAGATTTGGTCCTGGATCCCAGAACGATTTGCCCTTTGCCAACCAACGTTGCTTTTTACTACATCGAACCATGGTTATAGCCTGAATAG ATTTTATGCTCACTGTGAGGGGTACGAACCAACCATCGTTCTCATCAAAACGATGGAAGCAGAG GTTTGTGGCGCCTACCTTTCAACGGATTGGAGAGAACGAAAACGAGGAGGAAACAAGCTGAGTTATTTTGGCACTGGGGAATGTTTTGTATTCAAG CTACAACCTGAAATGGAGCGATATGAATGGGTTATCATTAAACATCCAGAGTTAGAAGCTCCTAAAAGTGTTCTCGATGCTTGCCCAGAGGCACCGCAACAACCTGGTATGCTGGATTCATCAAAAAGTTGCACAGAGTTCCCCCAAGAACAGGGTTTGCTGGCTTCTTCCGAAGACCCCTCAGACAGATTATCACCCTTCCTTGCCACACGTCACTTCAACTTGACATCCAAGGCTACTTCGATGTTCATGGCTGGAAGTGCGGAGTACATTACAGTTG GTGGTGGCGGCTGCCCTGCATTGTACATTGATGGAAACCTGAACCGTGGCACGACAGGACGCTCCAGTACCTTTGACAATCTTCCTCTGTGCTCAGAAACTTTCCAGATTAGTGTGCTGGAAGTGTGGGGCTTCCAGGACATCATGACCAATTGA
- the tbc1d24 gene encoding TBC1 domain family member 24 isoform X2: MEELVNSSAASDTQCNRFVTWDKMSDHEKDSPVVPSYIDGNLLKQYARQGYWAKNHSLRAKIYEQIIKAVPCRTVTPDAEVYNDIVGKIAGKRNASTLSLPEFVDGSTIPNYFLNADGISAVRKIVVCISSQFPDISFCPVLPAIVALLLHYTADEAECFEKVCRLLACNDRTKHFVDQTFLAYESSCMTFGDLANKYCQGAHKLIVSASEDVLEVYSDWLRWMFGDLPFNYAARVLDIFFVEGFKVLYRVALALLKFFRKIRTGQPEKSANVRADIQSFVQGIAAHVPVEKLLEKAFSIRLFTRKEIRLLRDANEKALKQKGITVNQKRFYAHCEGYEPTIVLIKTMEAEVCGAYLSTDWRERKRGGNKLSYFGTGECFVFKLQPEMERYEWVIIKHPELEAPKSVLDACPEAPQQPGMLDSSKSCTEFPQEQGLLASSEDPSDRLSPFLATRHFNLTSKATSMFMAGSAEYITVGGGGCPALYIDGNLNRGTTGRSSTFDNLPLCSETFQISVLEVWGFQDIMTN; this comes from the exons ATGGAAGAATTGGTGAACTCCTCGGCTGCGTCTGACACGCAGTGTAACCGCTTCGTGACCTGGGACAAAATGTCTGACCACGAGAAGGACAGTCCTGTGGTGCCATCTTACATAGATGGCAACTTGCTAAAGCAATACGCCAGACAAGGTTACTGGGCAAAGAACCACTCTCTAAGAGCCAAAATCTACGAGCAAATCATCAAAGCAGTCCCCTGCAGAACCGTGACTCCTGACGCTGAGGTGTACAACGATATTGTGGGGAAAATCGCTGGGAAAAGAAACGCCTCCACGTTATCGTTGCCAGAATTTGTGGATGGCAGCACCATCCCGAACTATTTTCTGAACGCAGATGGGATCAGTGCCGTTAGGAAGATCGTGGTGTGTATTTCCAGCCAGTTTCCAGACATCTCCTTCTGTCCTGTGCTGCCAGCCATTGTGGCGCTGCTCCTGCACTACACCGCAGACGAGGCGGAATGCTTCGAGAAGGTGTGCCGTCTCTTGGCCTGCAACGACCGTACAAAACACTTTGTAGACCAAACCTTCCTGGCCTACGAATCCTCCTGCATGACTTTCGGAGACCTGGCCAACAAATACTGCCAGGGCGCTCACAAGCTGATAGTGAGTGCTTCGGAGGATGTGCTGGAGGTTTATTCCGATTGGCTGCGGTGGATGTTTGGAGACCTGCCCTTCAATTATGCAGCCCGTGTCTTGGATATCTTCTTTGTCGAAGGGTTTAAGGTACTGTACAGGGTAGCGCTGGCTCTCCTCAAGTTCTTCCGAAAAATCAGAACCGGACAGCCTGAGAAATCTGCCAATGTTCGAGCTGACATCCAGAGCTTTGTCCAAGGCATTGCTGCACACGTCCCGGTGGAGAAGCTGTTGGAGAAAGCGTTTTCTATCCGCCTCTTTACCAGGAAGGAGATTCGCTTGCTCCGTGATGCCAATGAAAAAGCACTGAAGCAAAAAGGCATCACTGTAAATCAAAAGAG ATTTTATGCTCACTGTGAGGGGTACGAACCAACCATCGTTCTCATCAAAACGATGGAAGCAGAG GTTTGTGGCGCCTACCTTTCAACGGATTGGAGAGAACGAAAACGAGGAGGAAACAAGCTGAGTTATTTTGGCACTGGGGAATGTTTTGTATTCAAG CTACAACCTGAAATGGAGCGATATGAATGGGTTATCATTAAACATCCAGAGTTAGAAGCTCCTAAAAGTGTTCTCGATGCTTGCCCAGAGGCACCGCAACAACCTGGTATGCTGGATTCATCAAAAAGTTGCACAGAGTTCCCCCAAGAACAGGGTTTGCTGGCTTCTTCCGAAGACCCCTCAGACAGATTATCACCCTTCCTTGCCACACGTCACTTCAACTTGACATCCAAGGCTACTTCGATGTTCATGGCTGGAAGTGCGGAGTACATTACAGTTG GTGGTGGCGGCTGCCCTGCATTGTACATTGATGGAAACCTGAACCGTGGCACGACAGGACGCTCCAGTACCTTTGACAATCTTCCTCTGTGCTCAGAAACTTTCCAGATTAGTGTGCTGGAAGTGTGGGGCTTCCAGGACATCATGACCAATTGA